One genomic window of Quercus robur chromosome 6, dhQueRobu3.1, whole genome shotgun sequence includes the following:
- the LOC126690030 gene encoding uncharacterized protein LOC126690030: MAKLALGALTFIIDNVLPFYGNIHTCDSHVGHRTTKMVQEATSYIKKSLGCGQEDALLFCGSGTTTAIKWLHEVMGIAVPFILIDRQLNNILGEERWVVFVGPYEHHSNRLSWRQSLAEVIEIGLDDNGLIDMEALKIQLDTYTYANRPILGSFSACSNVTGIYSDTCAIAKLLHQYGGFACFDFAASGPYVEIDMRSGEIDGYVAIFLSPHKFLGGTGSPGILLMRKVLYQLESYPPSTCGGGTINYVNGFNEMDTLYVEDIEEKENGGTPQIIQTLRAALAFWVKEYIGYQVIEKEEHTYIEKALERLLLNKNICILGNTSAKHQAILSFLIYSTSNSSLAGLKNRSNDPSNNTDSCREVKVKEFYLWGETGNNNDKPLHGPFVAALLNDLFGIQARGGCACTRPYGHDLLNVDEFILSGASLIKHEACLFVEWGGNRWAHGGRFAHYTALVL, translated from the exons ATGGCAAAGTTGGCACTAGGAGCATTAACTTTCATCATTGACAATGTTCTTCCTTTTTATG GGAACATTCACACTTGTGACAGTCACGTGGGACACCGGACAACAAAAATGGTGCAAGAAGCAACCAGTTACATCAAGAAAAGCTTAGGCTGTGGACAAGAAGATGCACTCTTGTTCTGTGGCTCGGGCACAACTACTGCTATCAAATGGCTTCATGAAGTAATGGGAATTGCAGTGCCATTCATTTTGATAGATAGG caacttaacaatatattagg TGAAGAAAGGTGGGTGGTTTTTGTTGGTCCTTATGAGCACCACTCCAACCGTCTCTCATGGCGGCAAAGCTTGGCTGAAGTAATAGAGATTGGTTTAGATGACAATGGTTTGATAGACATGGAGGCTCTAAAAATACAACTTGATACTTATACATATGCCAACCGTCCAATTCTGGGTTCCTTTTCGGCTTGTAGCAACGTGACCGGAATTTATTCGGATACTTGTGCAATTGCTAAATTACTACATCAATATGGAGGTTTTGCATGCTTTGATTTCGCAGCAAG TGGCCCTTATGTGGAGATTGACATGAGATCTGGGGAGATTGATGGCTATGTTGCCATTTTCCTTAGTCCACATAAGTTCCTTGGTGGGACTGGATCACCTGGCATACTTTTGATGAGAAAGGTCCTCTATCAACTGGAATCTTATCCACCATCAACTTGTGGAGGTGGAACTATTAATTATGTCAATGGCTTCAATGAAATG GACACATTATATGTGGAGGACatagaagaaaaggaaaatggtGGGACTCCTCAAATAATCCAGACACTTAGAGCAGCATTAGCTTTCTGGGTGAAGGAATACATTGGTTACCAAGTGATAGAAAAAGAGGAGCACACCTACATAGAGAAAGCTCTCGAGAGGCTTCTCCTAAA CAAGAACATATGCATTTTAGGAAATACAAGTGCCAAGCACCAAGCTATATTGTCTTTCCTCATTTATAGTACAAGCAATTCCTCATTGGCTGGTCTAAAAAATAGGAGTAATGACCCATCTAACAATACAGATAGCTGCAGAGAGGTAAAGGTGAAAGAGTTTTACTTGTGGGGAGAGACAGggaacaataatgataaacctcTTCATGGACCATTTGTCGCAGCACTCCTCAATGACCTGTTTGGCATCCAGGCTCGAGGTGGATGCGCTTGCACTAGACCCTATGGTCACGATTTACTTAATGTGGATGAG TTTATCCTAtct GGGGCATCACTCATCAAGCATGAGGCGTGCTTGTTTGTTGAGTGGGGTGGCAATAGATGGGCACATGGGGGCCGGTTTGCACATTACACTGCTTTAgtgctttaa